Proteins from a single region of Apium graveolens cultivar Ventura chromosome 7, ASM990537v1, whole genome shotgun sequence:
- the LOC141671880 gene encoding cysteine-rich receptor-like protein kinase 25 isoform X2, giving the protein MVCFLAIVMIHNFAEAQIQYVYSSCQDNTTASANYTAGSQFEKNLNSLLYRTLYINGGGSISNYSTEGSHPDDVYGLFLCRGDVSAKTCQDCIDAATSKILSDCPYKKQAIIWYDQCLIRYSDTSFNATMITWPSFCLFNAQNFTETKNFSRILRDMFSNLTDQATNIPANRKYAKTQVPLWDFKTLYGMVQCTPDLSPSQCRKCLSSIYDSSSICSVEGTRGRRILTPSCNTRYEIYSFLSDPPSTSPASGNRTDNGTNGRTKSKTLGITIGTTLSATLVIVLIVFCKCYYNRRKRTEELDHNPGEQLLDLTEDNYLDESFDAENKVKSNKFPLIRLSLIQTATQQFSIENKLGEGGFGPVYKGTLADGKEIAVKRLSRNSGQGLQEFKAEVTLIAKLQHKNLVKLLGCCLEGRELLLVYDYMPNKSLDVHLFDSTMGDRLDWTTRLNIINGIARGILYLHEDSRLRIIHRDLKASNILLDHDMNPKVSDFGMARIFSSNQIEANTNRVVGTYGYMAPEYAMEGIFSVKSDVFSFGVLLLEMVSGKKNSGFHLAGHGHSLLTYINVLYCRHGNYGLVVKD; this is encoded by the exons ATGGTTTGTTTCCTAGCCATTGTTATGATTCATAACTTCGCCGAGGCTCAAATCCAGTACGTATACTCTAGTTGCCAAGACAACACAACTGCTAGTGCTAACTACACTGCTGGTAGCCAATTCGAGAAAAATCTTAATAGCCTGCTTTATCGAACTCTTTATATCAACGGAGGTGGTTCGATTTCGAATTATTCAACAGAAGGATCACATCCTGACGATGTTTATGGTCTGTTTCTGTGCAGAGGTGATGTTTCAGCAAAGACTTGCCAGGACTGTATTGATGCAGCAACTAGTAAAATTTTAAGTGATTGTCCATATAAGAAACAAGCTATCATATGGTATGATCAGTGCTTGATTCGATACTCTGATACATCTTTTAATGCCACTATGATAACCTGGCCCTCGTTTTGTCTTTTTAATGCACAAaattttacagaaacaaagaatttttccagaataCTGAGGGATATGTTTAGCAATCTCACTGATCAAGCAACTAATATTCCTGCTAACCGCAAATATGCTAAGACTCAAGTTCCGTTGTGGGATTTTAAGACCTTGTATGGTATGGTTCAGTGTACGCCAGATTTGTCTCCATCACAGTGTCGAAAATGTCTATCTTCAATTTATGATAGTAGTTCAATCTGCTCAGTCGAGGGAACACGAGGGCGAAGAATACTAACACCAAGCTGTAACACAAGATATGAGATTTACTCTTTTCTCAGTGATCCTCCATCAACATCACCAGCCTCGGGTAACAGGACAGACAATGGCACAAATG GGAGAACAAAAAGTAAAACACTGGGAATTACAATCGGCACAACTTTATCAGCAACTTTGGTGATAGTTCTTATCGTATTTTGTAAATGTTATTACAACAGAAGGAAAAGAACAGAAG AATTGGATCATAACCCTGGAGAACAATTACTAGACCTTACTGAGGATAATTACTTGGATGAAAGTTTTGATGCAGAAAATAAAGTGAAATCCAACAAGTTTCCACTGATCCGGTTAAGTCTCATTCAAACAGCTACACAGCAGTTTTCTATAGAAAACAAGCTTGGAGAAGGAGGTTTCGGTCCAGTTTATAAG GGTACACTAGCGGATGGAAAGGAAATTGCAGTGAAGAGGCTATCGAGAAACTCTGGCCAAGGGCTACAAGAGTTCAAGGCAGAAGTTACTCTAATTGCAAAACTACAACATAAGAATCTTGTCAAACTTTTGGGGTGTTGTTTGGAAGGAAGAGAATTACTTCTTGTCTATGATTACATGCCCAACAAAAGCCTAGATGTCCACCTTTTTG ATTCAACAATGGGAGACCGGCTAGATTGGACAACGCGACTCAACATTATTAATGGAATTGCTCGGGGAATATTATATCTGCATGAGGATTCTCGTCTCAGGATCATCCACAGGGATCTTAAAGCCAGCAACATTTTGTTAGATCATGACATGAATCCAAAAGTATCCGACTTTGGAATGGCAAGAATATTTTCCAGTAATCAAATTGAAGCTAATACAAATAGAGTCGTGGGAACATA TGGATACATGGCCCCTGAGTATGCTATGGAAGGAATATTTTCGGTTAAATCAGATGTTTTCAGTTTTGGAGTTCTCTTGCTAGAGATGGTCAGTGGGAAGAAAAATAGCGGCTTTCATCTTGCCGGTCATGGCCATAGCTTGCTTACTTAT ATTAATGTTTTGTATTGCAGGCATGGAAATTATGGACTGGTGGTCAAGGACTAG
- the LOC141671882 gene encoding putative RING-type E3 ubiquitin transferase C3H69, whose product MSKRVLCKFYSHGACLKGENCEFSHDWKDPANNVCTFYQKGVCSYGSRCRYEHVKVSRSQPCATSSSAVTLQYSGSFSATNSSRNASSGGTPVADTNRELLASSRSFFPVSNPAWNEISALPQSLDDIYTRESGTANRSELVMCSFAAAGNCPRGEKCPHIHGDLCPSCGKHCLHPSRLEEREEHTKMCQKRKVQLEALKRSQEIECCVCLERVLSKPTAAERKFGLLSECDHPFCVSCIRNWRSSSPVSGMDVNSALRTCPICRKLSYFVIPSVIWYSTKEEKQEIVDSYKSRLRSIDCKHFDFGEGSCPFGTSCFYKHAYRDGRLEEVDLRHLGAEDGVTVIAKDIRLSDFLNSLRLR is encoded by the exons ATGTCAAAGAG GGTTCTTTGCAAGTTCTATTCGCATGGAGCGTGTCTCAAAGGGGAAAATTGTGAGTTTTCACATGATTGGAAGGACCCTGCGAATAAT GTGTGCACTTTCTATCAAAAAGGAGTTTGTTCTTATGGAAGCCGTTGTAGATATGAGCATGTCAAGGTTTCTCGGTCACAGCCTTGTGCTACATCTTCATCAGCAGTAACTCTTCAGTATTCTGGTTCTTTTTCTGCAACAAATTCTTCAAGAAATGCTTCTAGTGGTGGAACTCCGGTAGCAGATACTAATAGGGAACTTTTAGCTTCAAGCAGATCCTTTTTTCCTGTCTCTAACCCAGCATGGAATGAAATATCTGCACTTCCTCAATCATTAGATGATATTTATACCCGGGAGTCTGGGACTGCTAATCGGTCTGAACTTGTCATGTGCTCATTTGCTGCTGCTGGTAACTGTCCACGGGGAGAGAAATGTCCCCACATTCATGGGGATTTATGTCCTAGCTGTGGAAAACATTGCTTGCATCCTTCTAGATTGGAGGAGAGAGAGGAGCATACAAAAATGTGCCAAAAAAGGAAAGTTCAGCTGGAGGCATTGAAGCGTAGTCAAGAAATAGAATGCTGTGTGTGCCTGGAACGTGTTCTTTCGAAGCCTACTGCAGCTGAACGTAAGTTCGGTTTACTATCAGAATGTGATCATCCTTTTTGTGTATCATGTATTAGAAACTGGCGTAGCAGTTCTCCAGTCTCTGGAATGGATGTGAATTCTGCATTAAGAACCTGCCCTATATGTCGAAAACTGTCATACTTTGTCATTCCCAGCGTCATATGGTATTCCACCAAAGAGGAAAAGCAGGAAATTGTAGACAGTTACAAATCAAGGCTCAG GTCTATAGACTGCAAGCACTTTGATTTCGGAGAGGGTTCCTGTCCATTTGGAACAAGTTGTTTCTACAAG CATGCATACCGTGATGGTCGTCTGGAGGAAGTTGATCTACGTCATCTCGGGGCTGAGGATGGAGTAACAGTGATCGCTAAAGATATTAG GCTCTCAGACTTCCTTAACAGTTTGCGGCTAAGGTGA
- the LOC141671880 gene encoding cysteine-rich receptor-like protein kinase 15 isoform X1: MVCFLAIVMIHNFAEAQIQYVYSSCQDNTTASANYTAGSQFEKNLNSLLYRTLYINGGGSISNYSTEGSHPDDVYGLFLCRGDVSAKTCQDCIDAATSKILSDCPYKKQAIIWYDQCLIRYSDTSFNATMITWPSFCLFNAQNFTETKNFSRILRDMFSNLTDQATNIPANRKYAKTQVPLWDFKTLYGMVQCTPDLSPSQCRKCLSSIYDSSSICSVEGTRGRRILTPSCNTRYEIYSFLSDPPSTSPASGNRTDNGTNGRTKSKTLGITIGTTLSATLVIVLIVFCKCYYNRRKRTEELDHNPGEQLLDLTEDNYLDESFDAENKVKSNKFPLIRLSLIQTATQQFSIENKLGEGGFGPVYKGTLADGKEIAVKRLSRNSGQGLQEFKAEVTLIAKLQHKNLVKLLGCCLEGRELLLVYDYMPNKSLDVHLFDSTMGDRLDWTTRLNIINGIARGILYLHEDSRLRIIHRDLKASNILLDHDMNPKVSDFGMARIFSSNQIEANTNRVVGTYGYMAPEYAMEGIFSVKSDVFSFGVLLLEMVSGKKNSGFHLAGHGHSLLTYAWKLWTGGQGLELMDPRLRDTCIESEVLKCVQIGLLCVQEDPADRPTMSSVIHMLGSYSIALPQPTEPAFSVGRAVPFSQQQTVDSVSSVSSRQVTPSSHVKSDEIEPSVSIGDLTVTDSVPR; the protein is encoded by the exons ATGGTTTGTTTCCTAGCCATTGTTATGATTCATAACTTCGCCGAGGCTCAAATCCAGTACGTATACTCTAGTTGCCAAGACAACACAACTGCTAGTGCTAACTACACTGCTGGTAGCCAATTCGAGAAAAATCTTAATAGCCTGCTTTATCGAACTCTTTATATCAACGGAGGTGGTTCGATTTCGAATTATTCAACAGAAGGATCACATCCTGACGATGTTTATGGTCTGTTTCTGTGCAGAGGTGATGTTTCAGCAAAGACTTGCCAGGACTGTATTGATGCAGCAACTAGTAAAATTTTAAGTGATTGTCCATATAAGAAACAAGCTATCATATGGTATGATCAGTGCTTGATTCGATACTCTGATACATCTTTTAATGCCACTATGATAACCTGGCCCTCGTTTTGTCTTTTTAATGCACAAaattttacagaaacaaagaatttttccagaataCTGAGGGATATGTTTAGCAATCTCACTGATCAAGCAACTAATATTCCTGCTAACCGCAAATATGCTAAGACTCAAGTTCCGTTGTGGGATTTTAAGACCTTGTATGGTATGGTTCAGTGTACGCCAGATTTGTCTCCATCACAGTGTCGAAAATGTCTATCTTCAATTTATGATAGTAGTTCAATCTGCTCAGTCGAGGGAACACGAGGGCGAAGAATACTAACACCAAGCTGTAACACAAGATATGAGATTTACTCTTTTCTCAGTGATCCTCCATCAACATCACCAGCCTCGGGTAACAGGACAGACAATGGCACAAATG GGAGAACAAAAAGTAAAACACTGGGAATTACAATCGGCACAACTTTATCAGCAACTTTGGTGATAGTTCTTATCGTATTTTGTAAATGTTATTACAACAGAAGGAAAAGAACAGAAG AATTGGATCATAACCCTGGAGAACAATTACTAGACCTTACTGAGGATAATTACTTGGATGAAAGTTTTGATGCAGAAAATAAAGTGAAATCCAACAAGTTTCCACTGATCCGGTTAAGTCTCATTCAAACAGCTACACAGCAGTTTTCTATAGAAAACAAGCTTGGAGAAGGAGGTTTCGGTCCAGTTTATAAG GGTACACTAGCGGATGGAAAGGAAATTGCAGTGAAGAGGCTATCGAGAAACTCTGGCCAAGGGCTACAAGAGTTCAAGGCAGAAGTTACTCTAATTGCAAAACTACAACATAAGAATCTTGTCAAACTTTTGGGGTGTTGTTTGGAAGGAAGAGAATTACTTCTTGTCTATGATTACATGCCCAACAAAAGCCTAGATGTCCACCTTTTTG ATTCAACAATGGGAGACCGGCTAGATTGGACAACGCGACTCAACATTATTAATGGAATTGCTCGGGGAATATTATATCTGCATGAGGATTCTCGTCTCAGGATCATCCACAGGGATCTTAAAGCCAGCAACATTTTGTTAGATCATGACATGAATCCAAAAGTATCCGACTTTGGAATGGCAAGAATATTTTCCAGTAATCAAATTGAAGCTAATACAAATAGAGTCGTGGGAACATA TGGATACATGGCCCCTGAGTATGCTATGGAAGGAATATTTTCGGTTAAATCAGATGTTTTCAGTTTTGGAGTTCTCTTGCTAGAGATGGTCAGTGGGAAGAAAAATAGCGGCTTTCATCTTGCCGGTCATGGCCATAGCTTGCTTACTTAT GCATGGAAATTATGGACTGGTGGTCAAGGACTAGAGCTAATGGACCCAAGATTACGAGATACTTGCATAGAATCCGAAGTGCTCAAATGCGTTCAGATTGGACTATTATGTGTTCAAGAGGATCCTGCAGATAGACCTACAATGTCAAGTGTAATTCATATGTTGGGAAGC